The window TCGCGCGCCTTGGCGGCGACGAATTCCTGGTGCTGCTGCCGCGCCTCGGCCAGGTGAACGACGCCAGGGATGTGGCCGGCCGGCTGCTCGAGGCGGTGGCCGAACCGGTGGCGCTGGACGGCCGCGACGTGGTCGTGCACTGCAGCATCGGCATCGCGCTGTACCCCGACGACGGAGACTCGGTCGAGGCGCTGATGGCCAACGCCGACAACGCGATGTACCAGGCGAAAAAACCCGGACGTGCAGCGGTCTGCTTCTTCACCACGGAAATGAACGCACAGGCGCACGAGCGCATGCGCCTCGAGCAGGATCTCAACAGGGTCCTCGCGCGCGGCGAACTGCAGCTCGCGTTCCAGCCCATCTTCCGCGCCGCGGACGGCGCTTACGTCGGTGCCGAGGTGCTGCTGCGCTGGCGGCATCCCGAACGCGGCTTCATCAGCCCGGCGACCTTCATCCCCCTCGCCGAGAGCACCGGCCAGATCGTCGCGATCGGCGAATGGGTGCTGCGCGAGGCGGGGCGGCAGCTGCGTCACTGGCTGGACGCGGGACTCGCGCCGGGCCATCTGGCGGTCAACCTCTCGCGCGTGCAGCTGCGCGAGGACCTGGAGAAGCTGATCCGCGAAATCCTCGACGACAACGAACTGCCGCCGCAGGCCCTCGAGCTCGAGATCACCGAGAACATCCTGCTCGACGACCACCAGCAGATCAACGCGGTGCTCGGGCGGCTGCATGCCCAGGGGTTGAGCTTCAGCCTCGACGACTTCGGCACCGGCTACTCCTCGCTCAGCTACCTGCGCCGCTTCTCGTTCGACACGCTGAAGATCGACCGCAGCTTCGTCGCGCCGCTGTGCGACGACACCGAGGCCGCCGCGCTGGTGCGCGCGATCGTCGCGATGGCGCACAGCCTCGCGCTGAAGGTGATCGCCGAAGGCGTGGAGACCCCCGCGCAGATGGAATTCCTCCGCGGCCTGCGCTGCGACTACCTGCAGGGCTACCTGTTGTCGCACCCGCTCGACACCGAACACTTCACCACCTTCCTCAACCGCCGCGCGCACGAGTCCCGATCCGCGGGCGGCCCGCCGGTGCTTCTCCCATGAGCCACACACCGCCCGTCCCCGCGCTCGCCGCGATGCGCAACCGCCGCCGCGCCGCACGCCAGGCGCGCCTCAAGGTCGTGCTGCGCGGCGCCCTGGGCGCCGCCGCCGTGGTCGGCTTCGTGCTGTGGGCCCATTTCGCCTCCGGCCGACCGAAATTCTCGCCGCACGAGGCACCCGAAGCCGGCTGGGAGGCGTTTCGCGATGCCTATGGCGTCGACGCCTTCGGCCGCGACGGCTATTTCGTCCGCGCGATCCAGAACGGCTACAACCTCGTGCACTACACGCACAAGTACGCCTGGCGCTTCACACGCAAGAGTGCCCACGACCATCCGAACGCGTGCATCGACTGCCACGACGCGGAGTCCCTGGCCTACGCCTTCGCGGCCGGCGACCGCTTCGACGCGCGGCTCGGGCGGCGGGTGTCCTTTGAGGAGCGCGTGATGCGCTGCTACGCGACGCATCTCGACGGCTTCATCCCGACGATCCACGAGCCCGCGGTACGCGACATCCGCATCTTCGCCCGCATGGTCGCCTACCACCTGCAGCTCGGCGAGGGCGCGCTGGAGCACACGCGGTGAAGCGGCGCGCGCCGGGCTGGCGAAAAGCCACGCGACTCGGACTGCT is drawn from Azoarcus sp. DN11 and contains these coding sequences:
- a CDS encoding EAL domain-containing protein, with amino-acid sequence MRLASKFILTVAGILSVTLAPNAWFFLRSQHHLLEQQLNERGRVLGSLIALISPEAILGLDFLTLDAYAREVSRQRDVVYGVIVDNDGRPLTSYVDGEDPHIRSRLAIDGRAPDHLPPPRLQTLVRELAALPDVIPIEFPIVHDGHPLGRLQVGISRAELATQAREQLLQQFGIYAAIIVFLSVAIHLVFRYSVMRPVQRLIEVSRDVGRGEFTLVPVTSDDELGRLGETFNAMTLEIRREQAKLHYQANYDSLTAQPNRMLAVERLQQEIRSAHRQQQRFALMFIDLDDFKIVNDTMGHAAGDRLLARVSANIRARLREEDTLARLGGDEFLVLLPRLGQVNDARDVAGRLLEAVAEPVALDGRDVVVHCSIGIALYPDDGDSVEALMANADNAMYQAKKPGRAAVCFFTTEMNAQAHERMRLEQDLNRVLARGELQLAFQPIFRAADGAYVGAEVLLRWRHPERGFISPATFIPLAESTGQIVAIGEWVLREAGRQLRHWLDAGLAPGHLAVNLSRVQLREDLEKLIREILDDNELPPQALELEITENILLDDHQQINAVLGRLHAQGLSFSLDDFGTGYSSLSYLRRFSFDTLKIDRSFVAPLCDDTEAAALVRAIVAMAHSLALKVIAEGVETPAQMEFLRGLRCDYLQGYLLSHPLDTEHFTTFLNRRAHESRSAGGPPVLLP